In the Helianthus annuus cultivar XRQ/B chromosome 11, HanXRQr2.0-SUNRISE, whole genome shotgun sequence genome, one interval contains:
- the LOC110889926 gene encoding calcium-binding protein PBP1, translated as MDSNNKESQFHDFLPLMADKLGGDGLIDEMCKGFQLLMDQDKGVITFDSLKKNSSYLGLQDLSDVDLWSMLREGDFDGDGALSQMEFCVLMFRLSPDLMDQSEFLLEQALEQEFDNFQY; from the coding sequence ATGGATAGCAACAACAAGGAGTCTCAGTTCCATGATTTCTTACCTCTAATGGCGGACAAACTGGGAGGAGATGGTCTGATTGATGAAATGTGCAAAGGGTTTCAGCTGTTGATGGATCAAGATAAAGGGGTGATCACTTTCGATAGTTTGAAGAAGAATTCTTCATATTTAGGTCTTCAGGATCTGTCTGATGTTGATCTTTGGAGCATGTTGAGAGAAGGCGATTTCGATGGAGATGGTGCACTCAGTCAGATGGAGTTTTGTGTTCTCATGTTTAGATTAAGCCCTGATTTGATGGACCAATCTGAGTTTTTGTTAGAACAAGCTCTGGAACAGGAGTTTGATAATTTCCAATATTGA